The Anas acuta chromosome 7, bAnaAcu1.1, whole genome shotgun sequence genome has a window encoding:
- the HABP2 gene encoding hyaluronan-binding protein 2, protein MVNGALSLQVLPLILLLGNTHLCTSWFLLANLLNDEAADDYEYYDDNTQAEEDLFHQTQISEDPDWFEEFFGYSDTQQDDPCSSDPCKNNGQCEKRGSSFSCICPKPYTGTTCEKVKDMCVENSCVRGDCLVTLTPPYSQCSCSHPYKLPDCHRASSQCRPNPCKNGGTCIRHKIRSKFTCKCPEPFRGRFCEIGLDDCYEEDSLGYRGRVNQAENGKTCLHWNSHLLLDYPINAFMEGADSYGIGEHNFCRNPDEDEKPWCYIRRNNKVEWDFCDISPCSGTAQESQWTTDSLEDPSETNSVFKTCGQPEGQRALKRIYAGVKTTAGKHPWMVSLQRKTSRGSIHICGGVLIKSCWVLTAGHCLTELAEKHQVALGKQNLRKREHQEQIFDVEKIIVHHKYREKGDVPYNDIALLKLKPVDGHCAVESKYVKTVCLPNFYFPVGTDCFISGWGATETDDISHQLLDANVKLISQKQCNAPSAYDQVLDESMFCAGNLRRPRADSCQGDSGGPLTCVENGSYYVYGIVSWGDQCGLKNKPGVYTQVPTFLSWIKSKIRSESRSFQ, encoded by the exons ATGGTTAACGGTGCTTTGTCCCTTCAGGTTCTTCCACTGATCCTTCTCCTAGGGAACACACATTTGTGC ACCTCCTGGTTCCTCCTGGCCAACTTGCTGAATG ACGAGGCTGCTGATGACTACGAGTACTACGACGACAACACGCAGGCCGAGGAGGACCTCTTCCACCAGACGCAGATCTCAGAGGACCCCGACTGGTTCGAGGAGTTCTTTGGCTACAGCGACACCCAGCAAG ACGACCCGTGCTCCTCTGATCCCTGCAAGAACAACGGGCAATGTGAGAAGAGAGGAAGCAGCTTCAGCTGCATCTGCCCCAAGCCATACACTGGGACTACCTGCGAGAAAG TGAAGGACATGTGTGTGGAGAACAGCTGCGTCAGAGGAGACTGCCTTGTTACGCTAACCCCACCTTACTCTCAGTGCAGCTGCAGTCATCCCTACAAGTTACCGGACTGCCACCGCG CATCTTCACAATGCAGGCCAAACCCATGCAAGAACGGAGGGACCTGCATAAGGCACAAAATCAGATCAAAGTTCACCTGCAAGTGCCCGGAGCCATTCAGAGGGAGGTTCTGTGAGATCG GGTTGGATGACTGTTATGAAGAGGACTCCCTTGGGTACAGAGGAAGAGTGAACCAAGCCGAGAATGGCAAGACCTGCCTGCACTGGAATTCCCATTTGCTCTTGGACTACCCTATTAATGCATTTATGGAGGGTGCTGACTCTTACGGCATCGGAGAACATAACTTCTGCAG GAATCCTGATGAGGATGAAAAACCCTGGTGCTACATCAGAAGAAATAACAAAGTGGAGTGGGACTTCTGTGACATTTCACCCTGCTCAGGAACAG CTCAGGAGAGCCAATGGACCACAGACAGCCTAGAAGACCCAAGCGAAACAAATTCAGTATTCAAAACATGTGGACAACCAGAAGGTCAGAGGGCACTCAAGAGGATCTATGCTGGAGTTAAGACTACAGCTGGCAAACATCCCTGGATGGTgtctctgcagagaaagacttcaAGAGGCAGCATACATATCTGTGGTGGAGTGCTAATTAAATCATGCTGGGTTCTTACTGCTGGACACTGCCTTAC AGAGCTAGCAGAAAAACACCAAGTGGCCCTTGGAAAGCAAAACCTCAGGAAGAGGGAACATCAAGAGCAAATATTTGATGTGGAGAAGATCATCGTACATCACAAATACAGAGAGAAGGGCGATGTCCCATACAACGATATTG CATTACTGAAGTTGAAGCCAGTTGATGGTCACTGTGCCGTGGAATCAAAGTATGTGAAAACTGTGTGTCTGCCTAACTTCTACTTTCCCGTTGGGACTGACTGCTTCATTTCAGGATGGGGCGCAACGGAGACAG ATGATATATCCCATCAGCTGCTAGATGCCAACGTCAAGCTGATTTCACAGAAGCAATGCAATGCGCCTAGCGCATATGATCAGGTACTGGATGAAAGCATGTTTTGTGCAGGAAATCTTCGGAGACCCAGAGCTGATTCTTGTCAG GGAGACTCTGGAGGCCCTCTAACTTGTGTAGAAAACGGCTCCTACTATGTGTATGGCATTGTGAGCTGGGGTGATCAGTGTGGATTAAAAAACAAGCCAGGAGTTTATACTCAAGTGCCAACATTTCTCAGTTGGATTAAATCCAAAATTCGGTCAGAGTCAAGATCATTTCAGTAG